In Acipenser ruthenus chromosome 6, fAciRut3.2 maternal haplotype, whole genome shotgun sequence, the following proteins share a genomic window:
- the LOC117410792 gene encoding stathmin-4, producing the protein MTLAVYKEKMKELPLVSLFCSCLLAEPRDKPTYKVQDAVDLSWCVIKDVEVIELNKRASGQAFEVILKPPSFDGIPEFNASLPQRRDPSLEEIQKKLEAAEERRKFQEAELLKHLAEKREHEREVIQKAIEESNNFSKMAKEKLEQKMETNKENREALLAAMLGRLQEKDKHAEEVRKNKELKEEASR; encoded by the exons TTTACAAAGAGAAGATGAAGGAGCTCCCCCTCGTTTCTCTTTTCTGCTCCTGTCTACTTGCTGAGCCACGGGATAAGCCTACTTACAAAGTCCaag ATGCGGTAGACCTAAGCTGGTGTGTGATCAAAGATGTGGAGGTTATTGAGTTGAACAAGCGTGCCTCTGGACAGGCCTTTGAAGTGATTCTGAAGCCCCCCTCTTTTGATGGGATCCCTGAGTTTAATGCCTCACTCCCCCAGAGACGAGACCCCTCCCTGGAAGAGATCCAGAAGAAATTGGAAGCGGCGGAGGAGAGAAGAAAG TTCCAAGAGGCAGAGCTGCTGAAGCACTTGGCAGAGAAGAGAGAACATGAGCGAGAGGTGATCCAGAAGGCCATTGAGGAGAGCAACAACTTCAGCAAAATGGCCAAGGAGAAGCTGGAACAGAAAATGGAGACCAACAAGGAGAACCGAGAGGCCCTGCTGGCAGCCATGTTGGGACGCCTGCAGGAGAAG gaCAAGCATGCAGAAGAAGTGAGAAAAAACAAGGAGCTGAAAGAGGAAGCTTCTCGATAG